DNA from Symphalangus syndactylus isolate Jambi chromosome 22, NHGRI_mSymSyn1-v2.1_pri, whole genome shotgun sequence:
CCTCCTCTGCTGCAGCCCCGACTCCAGGGTGGGGTGTCAGGAATGGGTGGGACGTGGGTAACCAGAGGGAGGAGGGCCCCGCGGCGCACGGGAGGGGGTGGCCAGGAGGGGTGCACTATGCACCTGGGGCTCATACTTCTCCACAGTGGCCAGGTGTGAGGAGCTGTCGTAGCCGCCCACGGCATACAGGTTCCCATCTGCGGGAAGTCAACATACCCGTGGCACTCCTGCTGGGAGTGGGATCTCCAGGGTGGGGGAAGGTGGGGATGCCCCCCAGGCAGGCCCCATCACCCACCAAGCGTGGCCACTCGCACATAGCGCCTCCGGGTGCTCATGGCAGCGACGGACGTCCACGTTCCGGTCAGGGGGTCGTAGCGTTCGGCACTGTGGGCACCAGGACCGCCGCCACAGCTCAGCGGAGACAGAAAGGCGTCCCGGCCCCAGAACCTGCCCTCCCCAGCAGAATGGCTGAAATCTTACCCTAGGAGTCAGAGAGACTCAGACCGCAAAGTCCTACCAGGCAGCGCCCGCTGGTGGGCACAGGAACCTGGCTGCCTGAACAACCCTGGGCGCACACCCACCTGGGCCCAGCCTCTGGACTGGGGGTAAGGACCCCAGAGAGGAAAGGGCACTGGGGCAGCAAAGCCAGGAGTTCAGGCCCAGTGTGGCCGTGGCCTGGGGTGAAACGGCCTTGTGGATCACCCCCTTTAACACCTCATCAGATATGACCTCCGTGGTGGTGACACAAACTTGCCTCCTGCGGTTGAACCCTACAAAGCCACTGGAGCCCCAACCCCAACTACTACCTGTTCAGGCAGGAGGCCCCGTCATAGCCGCCGGCCGAGTACAGGAGTCCGTGCAAGGCGGCCACACCCAGGCAGCTTCGCCTTGTGCCCATGGACACCTCCGGCTGCCACGTGTTAGTCACGGGGTCGTAGGACTCCACCGTAGCCAGGTCTGAGGTCCCGTCATAGCTAGCAGAATTAACCCACTGCAGGTCAGGACTGGCCTGGTGGGCACGTGCGAGACCCGACCCAAGTCCAGCCTCCAGGCTTACCCGCCCACAGCATACAGCCGGTTCCCCACCGCAGCCACTCCCACCCGGGCCCGGCGCGTGGACATGGAGGCCACCACGTGCCAGCGGTCGGTGCGTGTGTCGTAGGCCTCACAGTCTCCGTGGATGGCAAACAGGCTCCCGCCGCCTGGGGAGGGCAGGTGGAGACGGGACTCATGAGTGGATCCCACTGCTGGGCCACACCCCGGGCTCCTGGAGAGGCCCCTGGATGGAGGGGCGGAGGGGCAGGTCAGGACCTGACTGGCACAGGTGGGGTACGCTTATGCTGGTGGGGAGTAGAAGGCACAGGGCAGAAGGGAAACGGGCGGGGGGCCATACCCACAGCAAAAAGCACAGGCCCGGCCCCCTCGCAGCGCCGGGGACGCGTGCGACTGGTGCCTAGGACGCCCCTCTGCTCGGGCAGCAGGTGGAACTTCAGAGCCTCGATGAGGAGGTCCTTGCAGTCAGGGTGGTGCCTCACCAGGCTCTCGGCATCCACGTGGCCCAGCAGGAAGTCGCGGCTCAGCAGGGGCAGCCGCACACACTTCATGAGCTGGGGTGCAGGGAACGCCAAGGTCAGGCGGGACCCTCGGGCACGCTGGGCATCAGGGCTGAGATAACCCCCCAGATGCCCGTACCACCTGTGTGACGGATTCTTCTTCAGACAGGTGGGGGCATCACCCCCACGGACTCCCTGAACTCGGGCAAGGTCAGGGTGCACCAGGCCCTCAGCCACCTGCACGCCCTCCTGGATGCTGTGGGAGCCCCCGGGGCCGCGCCTCACCCGTGGGACATGCTGCCTGCGGGCGTCCACGTCATGTTTCACCCAGCTCAGGACGGCTCGGTAGACCTCCTCCTCGGAAGGCACGTTCAGGCTGTCGCTAGAGACCAGTTCCAgcacctgggggtgggggtcctCAGACCTGAGATCTGGGGAGGGTCCTGTGGGCCCAGGGAGCCCTGAGGATGCCTAGGAGGGAGGATTGAGGGTGGGGGCTGAGTGTTCATACTGGGAGGGGCCGAGAGTCAGGAGCCACTGACGAGGCTCCTGGGGGGCCTGGATCCAGGAAGGTCTTGTGGACCCACAACAGGCACTAAGGATTGTGGGTGGGGCTGTATCAGGCACAAAATGGGGTCGGGAGTCAAAGGCAAagactggggt
Protein-coding regions in this window:
- the KLHL17 gene encoding kelch-like protein 17 isoform X8 produces the protein MQPRSERPAGRTQSPEHGSPGPGPEAPPPPPPQPPAPEAERTRPRQARPAAPMEGAVQLLSREGHSVSHNSKRHYHDAFVAMSRMRQRGLLCDIVLHVAAKEIRAHKVVLASCSPYFHAMFTNEMSESRQTHVTLHDIDPQALDQLVQFAYTAEIVVGEGNVQTLLPAASLLQLNGVRDACCKFLLSQLDPSNCLGIRGFADAHSCSDLLKAAHRYVLQHFVDVAKTEEFMLLPLKQASSGLPGPTGPSPDLRSEDPHPQVLELVSSDSLNVPSEEEVYRAVLSWVKHDVDARRQHVPRVRRGPGGSHSIQEGVQVAEGLVHPDLARVQGVRGGDAPTCLKKNPSHRWYGHLGGYLSPDAQRARGSRLTLAFPAPQLMKCVRLPLLSRDFLLGHVDAESLVRHHPDCKDLLIEALKFHLLPEQRGVLGTSRTRPRRCEGAGPVLFAVGASPGARGVAQQWDPLMSPVSTCPPQAAGACLPSTETVRPTTHAPTAGTWWPPCPRAGPGWEWLRWGTGCMLWAAMTGPQTWLRWSPTTP
- the KLHL17 gene encoding kelch-like protein 17 isoform X7, whose protein sequence is MQPRSERPAGRTQSPEHGSPGPGPEAPPPPPPQPPAPEAERTRPRQARPAAPMEGAVQLLSREGHSVSHNSKRHYHDAFVAMSRMRQRGLLCDIVLHVAAKEIRAHKVVLASCSPYFHAMFTNEMSESRQTHVTLHDIDPQALDQLVQFAYTAEIVVGEGNVQTLLPAASLLQLNGVRDACCKFLLSQLDPSNCLGIRGFADAHSCSDLLKAAHRYVLQHFVDVAKTEEFMLLPLKQASSGLPGPTGPSPDLRSEDPHPQVLELVSSDSLNVPSEEEVYRAVLSWVKHDVDARRQHVPRVRRGPGGSHSIQEGVQVAEGLVHPDLARVQGVRGGDAPTCLKKNPSHRWYGHLGGYLSPDAQRARGSRLTLAFPAPQLMKCVRLPLLSRDFLLGHVDAESLVRHHPDCKDLLIEALKFHLLPEQRGVLGTSRTRPRRCEGAGPVLFAVGASPGARGVAQQWDPLMSPVSTCPPQAAGACLPSTETVRPTTHAPTAGTWWPPCPRAGPGWEWLRWGTGCMLWAGKPGGWTWVGSRTCPPGQS
- the KLHL17 gene encoding kelch-like protein 17 isoform X9; this encodes MSESRQTHVTLHDIDPQALDQLVQFAYTAEIVVGEGNVQTLLPAASLLQLNGVRDACCKFLLSQLDPSNCLGIRGFADAHSCSDLLKAAHRYVLQHFVDVAKTEEFMLLPLKQVLELVSSDSLNVPSEEEVYRAVLSWVKHDVDARRQHVPRLMKCVRLPLLSRDFLLGHVDAESLVRHHPDCKDLLIEALKFHLLPEQRGVLGTSRTRPRRCEGAGPVLFAVGGGSLFAIHGDCEAYDTRTDRWHVVASMSTRRARVGVAAVGNRLYAVGGYDGTSDLATVESYDPVTNTWQPEVSMGTRRSCLGVAALHGLLYSAGGYDGASCLNSAERYDPLTGTWTSVAAMSTRRRYVRVATLDGNLYAVGGYDSSSHLATVEKYEPQVNVWSPVASMLSRRSSAGVAVLEGALYVAGGNDGTSCLNSVERYSPKAGAWESVAPMNIRRSTHDLVAMDGWLYAVGGNDGSSSLNSIEKYNPRTNKWVAASCMFTRRSSVGVAVLELLNFPPPSSPTLSVSSTSL
- the KLHL17 gene encoding kelch-like protein 17 isoform X5, which codes for MSESRQTHVTLHDIDPQALDQLVQFAYTAEIVVGEGNVQTLLPAASLLQLNGVRDACCKFLLSQLDPSNCLGIRGFADAHSCSDLLKAAHRYVLQHFVDVAKTEEFMLLPLKQASSGLPGPTGPSPDLRSEDPHPQVLELVSSDSLNVPSEEEVYRAVLSWVKHDVDARRQHVPRVRRGPGGSHSIQEGVQVAEGLVHPDLARVQGVRGGDAPTCLKKNPSHRWYGHLGGYLSPDAQRARGSRLTLAFPAPQLMKCVRLPLLSRDFLLGHVDAESLVRHHPDCKDLLIEALKFHLLPEQRGVLGTSRTRPRRCEGAGPVLFAVGGGSLFAIHGDCEAYDTRTDRWHVVASMSTRRARVGVAAVGNRLYAVGGYDGTSDLATVESYDPVTNTWQPEVSMGTRRSCLGVAALHGLLYSAGGYDGASCLNSAERYDPLTGTWTSVAAMSTRRRYVRVATLDGNLYAVGGYDSSSHLATVEKYEPQVNVWSPVASMLSRRSSAGVAVLEGALYVAGGNDGTSCLNSVERYSPKAGAWESVAPMNIRRSTHDLVAMDGWLYAVGGNDGSSSLNSIEKYNPRTNKWVAASCMFTRRSSVGVAVLELLNFPPPSSPTLSVSSTSL
- the KLHL17 gene encoding kelch-like protein 17 isoform X6, giving the protein MQPRSERPAGRTQSPEHGSPGPGPEAPPPPPPQPPAPEAERTRPRQARPAAPMEGAVQLLSREGHSVSHNSKRHYHDAFVAMSRMRQRGLLCDIVLHVAAKEIRAHKVVLASCSPYFHAMFTNEMSESRQTHVTLHDIDPQALDQLVQFAYTAEIVVGEGNVQTLLPAASLLQLNGVRDACCKFLLSQLDPSNCLGIRGFADAHSCSDLLKAAHRYVLQHFVDVAKTEEFMLLPLKQASSGLPGPTGPSPDLRSEDPHPQVLELVSSDSLNVPSEEEVYRAVLSWVKHDVDARRQHVPRVRRGPGGSHSIQEGVQVAEGLVHPDLARVQGVRGGDAPTCLKKNPSHRWYGHLGGYLSPDAQRARGSRLTLAFPAPQLMKCVRLPLLSRDFLLGHVDAESLVRHHPDCKDLLIEALKFHLLPEQRGVLGTSRTRPRRCEGAGPVLFAVGGGSLFAIHGDCEAYDTRTDRWHVVASMSTRRARVGVAAVGNRLYAVGGYDGTSDLATVESYDPVTNTWQPEVSMGTRRSCLGVAALHGLLYSAGGYDGASCLNSAERYDPLTGTWTSVAAMSTRRRYVRVATLDGNLYAVGGYDSSSHLATVEK